From Homalodisca vitripennis isolate AUS2020 chromosome 1, UT_GWSS_2.1, whole genome shotgun sequence, the proteins below share one genomic window:
- the LOC124352823 gene encoding pH-sensitive chloride channel 2-like, with protein sequence MKIETRPFVSTAVFIMLFAIGTAESRDGRDLNLTGSEAEILVQLTDPRHYNKLSRPNPNEITTVYVHIHVYSLGSIDAQNLRYTAQILLRYRWKDSRLKQDDVLQYEGELATRIWFPHIYIVNEQESKVMGISGKDIINSIQPDGTVVHLSRMKVTLQCVMNLQKFPFDSQKCPLIMESWNYNASQLVLMWEDDSPVTVDSHLQLPEYSLEGVIINSTTAKYWWQKTSNMNQHLNGFYGKAAGNFSTLSVHFALQRQYGFYIMDYYVPSILIVVVSWVTFWLDANSTPGRTVLGTSTLLTFITLSRNIGSSLPKVSYIKSSEIWFIGCTGFIFSSLTEFAFVNIIWRRKKNVDLKKVTSKHILQSTLTPQLYHKHINLSHSKSFPSMSSMNDSQLSSSLENKDSHSQLTLRLDSINPDPFPSRALRDELVTVTLPVPNIQVPPEAKSLFTMTPQEIANWIDRRSRLVFPIAFVIFNCLYWVWTLVLY encoded by the exons ATGAAGATAGAAACAAGACCGTTTGTGAGCACAGctgtttttattatgttgtttGCTAT agGTACTGCCGAGTCAAGGGATGGTAGAGACCTGAACCTGACTGGCTCTGAAGCAGAAATACTAGTGCAGTTGACTGATCCTCGTCACTACAACAAGTTGAGTCGACCCAATCCCAATGAAATAACCACAGTTTACGTTCACATTCACGTCTATTCTTTAGGATCTATAGATGCCCAAAATCTG cgATATACTGCCCAGATACTACTTCGCTACCGATGGAAAGACTCAAGACTAAAGCAAGATGACGTCCTCCAATATGAAGGAGAGTTGGCAACAAGAATTTGGTTTCCTCACATTTACATAGTCAACGAACAAGAGTCTAAAGTGATGGGAATTTCTGGGAAAGACATCATCAATTCTATCCAACCTGATGGAACTGTCGTACATTTATCAAG gATGAAAGTTACTCTTCAGTGTGTAATGAATCTTCAAAAGTTTCCATTTGACAGCCAGAAATGCCCATTGATAATGGAAAGTT GGAACTACAATGCCAGTCAGCTGGTCCTGATGTGGGAGGATGACTCTCCTGTGACAGTGGACAGCCACCTGCAACTACCCGAGTACTCCCTGGAGGGTGTCATCATCAACAGTACCACAGCCAAATATTGGTGGCAGAAAACCAGCAATATGAATCAACATTTGAATGGTTTCTATGGGAAAGCAG CTGGTAACTTTAGCACATTGTCAGTGCACTTTGCCCTCCAGCGGCAGTATGGGTTCTACATAATGGACTACTACGTTCCCAGTATACTGATTGTCGTGGTATCCTGGGTCACCTTCTGGTTGGACGCCAACTCCACTCCTGGCCGAACAGTCCTCG GAACAAGCACGTTGCTGACATTCATCACACTGTCAAGGAACATTGGTTCTTCACTACCGAAAGTGTCCTACATTAAATCATCTGAAATCTGGTTTATTGGATGCACTGGGTTCATATTCAGCTCTCTTACTGAGTTTGCGTTTGTCAACATTATCTGGAGAAGAAA aaaaaatgtgGACCTTAAAAAAGTGACAAGCAAGCACATTCTACAATCAACTTTAACTCCTCAGCTGTATCACAAACATATCAATCTCAGCCACTCCAAGTCCTTCCCTTCAATGTCTTCCATGAATGACTCCCAGTTAAGCTCCTCtttggaaaat aaagaCAGCCATAGTCAGCTGACACTGAGATTAGACTCCATTAACCCTGATCCGTTCCCATCTAGAGCTCTCCGTGATGAACTGGTCACTGTGACTTTGCCTGTTCCCAACATCCAAGTCCCACCGGAGGCCAAGAGCTTGTTCACCATGACTCCCCAAGAGATTGCCAACTGGATTGACAGGAGAAGTAGACTGGTCTTCCCCATCGCCTTCGTTATCTTCAACTGTCTCTACTGGGTTTGGACTCTGGttttatactga